A section of the Phacochoerus africanus isolate WHEZ1 chromosome 4, ROS_Pafr_v1, whole genome shotgun sequence genome encodes:
- the LOC125126439 gene encoding protocadherin beta-3-like: MAENAMEAGGERFLRQRQVLFLFVFLGGSLAGSQSRRYSVAEEERGFLIANLAKDLGLSVGELAARGAQVVSKGNRQLFQLNHQTGDLLLHEKLDREELCGPAEPCVLHFQILLQNPLQFITNELQVTDINDHSPAFYENEMQLKILESTPPGTIIPLGNAEDLDVGRNSLQNYTITPNSHFHVLTRSRRDGKKYPELVLDKALDREEQSELSLKLTALDGGTPPRSGTVQIHILVLDINDNAPEFTQSLYEVQVLEDSAINSVIVTVSASDLDTGNFGTISYAFFHVSDEIRKTFQINPITGDIQLIKYLNFEAINTYEVDIEAKDGGGLSGKSTVIVEVIDVNDNAPELTLSSIISPIPENSPETVVAVFSVSDLDSGDNGRVVCSIGTDLPFLLKPSAENFYTLVSESGLDRESQAEYNITITVTDLGTPRRHTQHNLTVRVADVNDNAPAFSQPAYTLRVRENNSPALHIGTVRATDADAGANAQLTYSLLPPSDPHLPLASLVAINPDTGQLFALRALDYEALRAFDFQVRAADRGAPALSSQARVRVLVADANDHAPVVLYPPQNASAPCPELLPRAAEPGYLLAKVVAVDGDAGQNAWLSYRLLQATEPGLFGVGAHSGEVRTARPLSERDAPRQRLLLLVRDHGEPPLSASVALHVLLVDGFSQPYLPPPEAPGRAPGAGADEPLTVSLVGALACVSALLVGALLALGAGWLCRRGGAASAGGGSGPAEGGVPGQLLDVGGTGTLAHSYRYEVCLAGGSGLDEFKFLKPILPSGLVQDIGQD, translated from the coding sequence ATGGCAGAAAATGCAATGGAGGCCGGAGGAGAGCGCTTTCTCAGACAAAGGCAAGTcctgtttctctttgtttttctgggtGGGTCTCTGGCTGGGTCCCAGTCGAGGCGCTACTCTGTGGCTGAGGAAGAGAGGGGCTTTTTAATCGCCAATCTAGCAAAGGATCTGGGGTTGAGTGTGGGGGAACTGGCCGCGAGGGGAGCCCAAGTTGTGTCTAAAGGGAACAGACAGCTTTTTCAGCTCAACCATCAGACCGGTGATTTGCTCCTGCACGAGAAATTGGACCGAGAGGAGCTATGCGGCCCCGCAGAGCCATGCGTACTGCACTTTCAGATATTACTGCAGAACCCTTTGCAGTTTATTACAAATGAGCTCCAGGTGACAGACATAAATGACCATTCTCCGGCATTCTATGAAAACGAAATGCAGCTGAAAATCCTAGAAAGCACTCCACCAGGAACAATAATTCCTTTGGGAAATGCTGAGGATTTGGATGTGGGAAGAAACAGTCTCCAAAACTACACGATCACTCCTAATTCCCATTTCCACGTTCTTACGCGTAGCCGTAGGGATGGAAAGAAGTACCCAGAACTAGTGCTGGACAAGGCGCTGGATCGTGAGGAACAGTCAGAGCTCAGTTTAAAGCTCACTGCGCTGGATGGCGGGACTCCACCCAGGTCAGGGACCGTCCAGATCCACATCCTGGTCTTAGACATAAACGACAACGCCCCAGAATTTACACAGTCGCTCTATGAAGTTCAAGTGCTAGAGGACAGCGCCATTAACTCTGTTATTGTCACTGTTTCAGCTTCTGATTTAGATACAGGAAATTTTGGGACAATATCATacgcattttttcatgtttctgacgaaattagaaaaacttttcaaataaatCCAATTACTGGCGATATccaactaataaaatatttgaactttGAGGCGATTAATACTTATGAAGTTGACATAGAAGCCAAGGATGGTGGAGGTCTTTCAGGAAAATCAACCGTGATAGTTGAGGTGATTGATGTGAACGACAACGCCCCCGAACTGACTTTGTCCTCAATTATCAGCCCAATCCCAGAGAACTCTCCAGAGACTGTGGTGGCCGTTTTCAGTGTTTCCGACCTAGATTCTGGAGACAATGGGAGAGTGGTGTGTTCCATCGGGACCGATCTCCCCTTCCTACTGAAACCCTCGGCAGAGAATTTTTACACTCTTGTGTCAGAAAGCGGGCTGGACAGAGAAAGTCAAGCCGAGTACAACATCACTATCACCGTCACCGACCTGGGGACCCCCCGGCGGCACACCCAGCACAACCTGACCGTGCGCGTGGCCGACGTCAACGACAACGCGCCCGCCTTCAGCCAGCCCGCCTACACCCTGCGCGTCCGCGAGAACAACAGCCCCGCCCTGCACATCGGCACCGTCCGCGCCACCGACGCCGACGCGGGCGCCAACGCCCAGCTCACCTACTCGCTGCTGCCGCCCTCCGACCCGCACCTGCCCCTCGCCTCGCTCGTGGCCATCAACCCCGACACCGGCCAGCTCTTCGCCCTGCGCGCCCTCGACTACGAGGCCCTGCGCGCCTTCGACTTCCAGGTGCGCGCCGCCGACCGCGGCGCGCCCGCGCTCAGCAGCCAGGCGCGGGTGCGCGTGCTCGTGGCCGACGCCAACGACCACGCGCCCGTCGTGCTCTACCCGCCGCAGAACGCCTCGGCGCCCTGCCCCGAGCTGCTGCCCCGGGCGGCCGAGCCGGGCTACCTGCTGGCCAAGGTGGTGGCGGTGGACGGCGACGCGGGCCAGAACGCCTGGCTGTCCTACCGCCTGCTGCAGGCCACCGAGCCCGGGCTCTTCGGCGTGGGCGCGCACAGCGGCGAGGTGCGCACGGCCCGCCCGCTGAGCGAGCGCGACGCGCCCCGGcagcggctgctgctgctggtgcggGACCACGGCGAGCCGCCGCTCTCGGCCAGCGTCGCGCTGCACGTGCTGCTGGTGGACGGCTTCTCGCAGCCCTACCTGCCGCCGCCCGAGGCCCCCGGCCGCGCGCCGGGCGCCGGCGCGGACGAGCCGCTCACCGTCTCGCTGGTGGGGGCGCTGGCGTGCGTGTCGGCGCTGCTGGTGGGGGCGCTGCTGGCCTTGGGGGCGGGGTGGCTgtgccggcggggcggggcggcctcGGCGGGGGGCGGCTCGGGGCCCGCGGAGGGCGGTGTCCCGGGCCAGCTGCTGGACGTGGGTGGCACGGGGACCCTGGCCCACAGCTACCGCTACGAGGTGTGTCTGGCGGGAGGCTCCGGGTTAGATGAGTTTAAATTCTTGAAGCCAATTCTCCCCAGTGGTCTGGTTCAAGACATTGGGCAGGACTAG